The following are encoded together in the Flavobacteriales bacterium genome:
- the rsmA gene encoding 16S rRNA (adenine(1518)-N(6)/adenine(1519)-N(6))-dimethyltransferase RsmA yields the protein MVRAKKHLGQHFLKDQNIAAKIADALTGFGGYKSVLEVGPGTGVLTQFLLEKDLDVHAVEMDTESVVYLHQHYPKLIPNLIEGDFLALDLKSITQEPLCIIGNFPYNISSQIFFKVLDNRNHVPEVVGMIQKEVADRIVAPPGSKTYGILSVLIQAYYDVEYLFTVPPGVFLPPPKVNSAVIRLKRNATEKLDCDEAKFKMVVKTAFNQRRKTLRNAFRSLTFAAAPDEHLLTLRAERLSVEDFVQITKCLAD from the coding sequence AACACCTCGGTCAGCATTTTCTAAAGGACCAGAACATCGCGGCCAAGATTGCCGATGCGCTAACGGGTTTCGGTGGCTATAAAAGCGTGTTGGAGGTCGGTCCGGGAACAGGTGTTCTCACGCAATTCCTTTTGGAAAAAGACCTTGATGTGCATGCGGTGGAAATGGACACCGAATCGGTGGTTTATCTCCATCAGCACTACCCGAAACTGATACCAAATCTAATAGAGGGCGACTTTCTTGCGCTTGACCTGAAATCGATCACGCAGGAACCGTTGTGTATCATCGGCAACTTTCCGTATAACATCTCATCGCAGATTTTCTTCAAGGTTTTAGACAATCGAAACCACGTTCCTGAAGTTGTGGGAATGATCCAGAAGGAAGTAGCAGACCGAATTGTGGCACCGCCCGGTTCTAAAACCTACGGAATTCTAAGCGTACTCATCCAAGCATATTACGATGTGGAATATCTTTTCACCGTTCCACCGGGCGTGTTTTTGCCTCCGCCAAAAGTCAATTCGGCTGTTATCCGCCTCAAGCGGAACGCTACCGAAAAATTGGATTGCGATGAGGCGAAATTCAAGATGGTGGTGAAGACCGCGTTCAATCAAAGGCGCAAGACCTTGAGGAATGCGTTCAGATCCCTTACTTTTGCGGCCGCTCCAGATGAGCATCTTCTGACATTGCGGGCCGAGCGCCTTTCTGTTGAAGATTTTGTTCAGATCACGAAGTGTTTGGCCGACTGA
- the mgtE gene encoding magnesium transporter, producing MQFQLTNEFLEILKEDIARFDRDTVSAKVGELYPADIAEILDEVNLQEAQFIFKLLEDELGSEVLMELDEDVRERFLASLSDYEIAEYVDQLDTDDAADLIAELPEDRQEEVLSHVDDSEQASDIADLLAYDEDSAGGIMAKELIKVNINWPVVQCVREMRKQAEDVDQVFTVYVVDDNGMLMGIVSLKKMLLSSTRALIKDIYKDSILSVDANMKAEDVAKFMEKYDLVVVPVVDEQKRLLGRITVDDVMDVVREETSKDYQMLSGISENIETTDNVWVISRARLPWLLVAMFGGIIGSMVISNYEDELQVNPQMAFFIPLVVAMGGNVGIQSSALIVQGLANNTLSKDSMIKRILKELMVGLLNGVACAAVLLVYSMVFHYPLALSLTIGASLLTVILFAAAFGTFIPLTLHRMKIDPALATGPFITTTNDIIGLFFYFLIARVMYGMTFL from the coding sequence ATGCAGTTCCAGCTGACGAACGAATTCCTCGAGATACTCAAAGAGGACATTGCAAGGTTTGACAGAGACACCGTTTCTGCCAAAGTAGGAGAACTATACCCAGCCGACATAGCCGAAATTCTTGACGAGGTCAACCTCCAAGAAGCGCAGTTCATTTTCAAATTGCTGGAAGATGAGCTCGGGTCGGAAGTGCTCATGGAATTGGATGAGGACGTTCGGGAGCGGTTTCTTGCATCTCTTTCCGATTACGAGATCGCTGAGTATGTCGATCAACTTGACACCGATGATGCGGCCGACCTTATCGCGGAGCTTCCTGAAGATCGACAGGAAGAAGTTCTCTCACACGTTGATGATTCGGAGCAGGCCAGCGACATTGCCGATCTCCTCGCGTATGATGAGGACTCGGCCGGTGGTATCATGGCCAAGGAGCTTATCAAGGTAAACATCAATTGGCCCGTGGTGCAATGCGTGCGCGAAATGCGCAAACAGGCCGAAGATGTGGATCAGGTCTTCACCGTTTACGTGGTGGATGACAATGGTATGTTGATGGGAATTGTTTCGCTCAAGAAGATGCTTCTGAGTTCTACTCGCGCACTCATCAAAGACATTTACAAAGACAGCATCCTCTCGGTAGATGCGAACATGAAGGCCGAAGATGTGGCCAAATTCATGGAGAAATATGACCTTGTTGTTGTTCCTGTCGTGGATGAACAAAAAAGACTTTTAGGCCGTATTACCGTGGATGACGTAATGGATGTGGTGCGTGAAGAAACCTCGAAGGATTACCAGATGCTTTCGGGTATTTCGGAGAACATCGAAACCACCGATAACGTGTGGGTCATCAGTCGCGCGCGTTTGCCTTGGCTGCTTGTGGCCATGTTCGGTGGAATCATCGGCTCGATGGTCATTTCCAATTATGAGGATGAATTGCAGGTCAATCCGCAGATGGCATTTTTCATTCCGCTGGTTGTCGCCATGGGCGGAAACGTGGGCATTCAGTCCTCTGCATTGATCGTGCAAGGTTTGGCCAACAACACGTTGAGCAAGGACAGTATGATCAAGCGGATTCTGAAAGAGCTGATGGTCGGTCTGCTGAATGGTGTGGCCTGTGCCGCTGTTTTGCTCGTTTACAGCATGGTTTTCCATTATCCGTTGGCGCTGAGCTTGACCATTGGTGCGTCACTTTTGACCGTTATTCTGTTTGCTGCGGCATTCGGTACGTTCATACCGCTCACGTTGCACAGAATGAAAATTGACCCCGCTTTGGCCACAGGGCCGTTCATTACCACTACCAACGACATTATCGGGCTGTTCTTCTATTTCCTGATTGCCCGTGTGATGTATGGAATGACCTTTCTTTGA
- a CDS encoding aspartate kinase, with amino-acid sequence MKVFKFGGASVKDAPSVRNVHQIISRFNDQPLVVVISAMGKTTNKLEALVNAYYDKQPTEPLLEDLRTCHGDIARELFGDAVGPVLSDIDNTLVEVEWALDDPEGLDRHFQYDQIVSIGEMLSTKIISAYLKHMGLANSWVDARDLIRTDNNYQDAKIEWESTEQMTNARIGEAMKDASVVITQGFIGGTSENFTTTLGREGSDFTAAILAYCLKAESVTIWKDVPGVLNADPKYYDNTVLIPEMSFFDAMELAYFGTSVIHPKTIKPLQNANIPLYVRSFVDPDAPGTVVSNKENLKIIPSFIVKPNQVLVSITPKDYSFVTEVHFTNIYTVLSDIRMKANCAQNSAVNFSFSTNNDPVKLKALQERLRDEYEVDLIEDAELVTIRYYDDETIARTTQGMNVLLDHRTATSAQLVVK; translated from the coding sequence ATGAAGGTTTTCAAATTCGGTGGAGCTTCGGTGAAGGATGCTCCGAGTGTACGCAACGTGCATCAGATCATTTCCCGTTTCAACGACCAACCGTTGGTGGTGGTGATTTCTGCCATGGGCAAAACCACCAACAAATTGGAGGCGCTTGTAAACGCATATTACGACAAGCAACCGACCGAGCCACTTTTGGAAGACCTGAGAACCTGCCATGGCGATATTGCGCGTGAACTTTTTGGTGATGCGGTCGGACCCGTTCTGAGCGACATCGACAACACATTGGTTGAGGTGGAATGGGCGTTGGACGACCCCGAAGGTTTGGACCGTCATTTTCAGTACGACCAGATCGTTTCGATTGGCGAAATGCTCTCGACCAAGATCATTTCGGCTTACCTGAAACACATGGGGCTGGCCAATTCGTGGGTTGATGCGCGCGATCTTATCCGTACCGACAACAACTATCAGGATGCCAAGATCGAGTGGGAAAGCACGGAGCAGATGACCAATGCGCGAATCGGTGAAGCCATGAAAGATGCTTCGGTCGTCATCACGCAAGGTTTTATTGGCGGAACAAGCGAGAACTTCACCACTACGTTGGGTCGCGAGGGTTCTGACTTCACCGCGGCCATTCTGGCGTATTGCCTGAAGGCGGAAAGTGTGACCATTTGGAAGGACGTTCCCGGTGTGTTGAATGCCGACCCGAAATACTACGACAACACGGTTCTCATTCCAGAGATGTCCTTTTTCGATGCGATGGAGTTGGCCTATTTCGGAACCAGTGTTATCCACCCGAAAACCATAAAACCGCTACAGAACGCAAATATTCCACTGTATGTGAGATCATTTGTTGACCCTGATGCGCCTGGAACAGTGGTTTCGAACAAGGAGAATCTGAAGATCATTCCTTCGTTCATTGTGAAACCGAACCAAGTGTTGGTCTCCATCACCCCGAAAGACTATTCCTTCGTGACCGAGGTGCATTTCACAAACATCTACACGGTTCTCAGTGACATCCGAATGAAAGCGAACTGTGCACAGAATTCAGCCGTCAATTTCTCGTTCAGCACCAATAACGACCCAGTAAAACTGAAAGCATTACAGGAGCGATTGAGAGACGAATATGAGGTTGACCTGATCGAAGATGCGGAACTCGTTACCATCCGCTACTATGATGACGAGACCATTGCCCGAACGACCCAAGGAATGAATGTGCTGCTCGATCATCGAACCGCCACTTCAGCGCAGTTGGTGGTGAAGTAA
- a CDS encoding GNAT family N-acetyltransferase has product MISAESITIRKGRKEDVPAVFKLIKELALYEKAPEQVTLTLDELENDGFGENAIYGLFVAEAENGIVGIALFYEKYSTWTGRCVFLEDIIVTENQRGKGIGHELFEAVVGVAKERNSARMEWQVLDWNEPAINFYRKYNATLDGEWLNGKLTREQIRKFK; this is encoded by the coding sequence ATGATCTCTGCGGAATCCATTACCATTCGGAAAGGGCGGAAAGAAGACGTTCCGGCCGTTTTCAAACTCATCAAGGAACTGGCCTTGTACGAGAAAGCACCAGAACAGGTGACGCTCACATTGGATGAGTTGGAAAATGATGGCTTTGGGGAGAATGCGATCTACGGATTGTTTGTAGCGGAAGCAGAAAATGGAATCGTGGGCATTGCTCTTTTCTACGAGAAATACTCCACGTGGACGGGTCGTTGCGTCTTCTTGGAAGACATCATCGTCACCGAAAATCAGCGCGGAAAAGGAATTGGTCATGAGCTTTTTGAAGCGGTGGTCGGAGTAGCAAAGGAGCGGAACTCTGCACGGATGGAATGGCAGGTTTTGGATTGGAATGAACCCGCCATCAACTTTTACAGGAAATACAACGCCACGCTTGATGGCGAATGGCTGAACGGGAAACTGACCCGCGAACAGATCCGGAAATTCAAATAA
- a CDS encoding class 1 fructose-bisphosphatase → MYKGKSLGEFIVEKQDDFKYAKGELSRLLSAIGLAARVVNREVNKAGLMEEILGDAGAENVQGEAQKKLDVYANDEFIRALKDRGEVCGLASEENEGVIEFNSGYSVDGQYVVAIDPLDGSSNIDVNVSIGTIFSIYRRKSESGPATFEDFMQKGTEQVAAGYVIYGSSTMMVYTTGNGVNGFTLDPSIGAFFLSHPNMKIPKDGKIYSINEGNYVHFPEGVKRYIKYCQVEDPATNRPYTSRYIGSLVADFHRNLIKGGVYIYPTTTSSPNGKLRLLYEANPMAFLIEQAGGIATNGHKRILDIQPTSLHQRTPLFVGSENMVKKAMEFMAEHSPE, encoded by the coding sequence ATGTATAAGGGAAAGTCGCTTGGTGAGTTCATTGTAGAGAAACAGGATGATTTCAAATATGCCAAAGGCGAACTGTCGCGATTGCTGAGTGCCATCGGTCTGGCCGCGCGCGTGGTAAACCGCGAAGTGAACAAAGCAGGATTGATGGAGGAGATCCTCGGTGATGCGGGTGCTGAGAATGTGCAAGGCGAAGCGCAGAAGAAATTGGACGTTTATGCCAATGACGAGTTCATCCGGGCGTTGAAGGACCGTGGTGAAGTTTGCGGATTGGCATCGGAGGAGAACGAAGGCGTCATCGAGTTCAATTCAGGGTATTCGGTAGATGGGCAATATGTTGTGGCCATCGATCCGCTGGACGGTTCTTCGAACATTGATGTGAACGTTTCCATCGGAACCATTTTCTCGATTTATCGAAGAAAGTCAGAATCGGGTCCGGCCACATTTGAAGATTTCATGCAGAAAGGGACCGAGCAAGTGGCTGCCGGTTATGTGATCTACGGATCCAGCACCATGATGGTGTACACCACAGGCAATGGCGTGAACGGCTTCACACTCGATCCATCCATCGGGGCGTTCTTCCTGTCGCACCCGAACATGAAGATTCCGAAAGACGGAAAGATCTACAGCATTAACGAAGGGAACTATGTTCATTTCCCTGAAGGAGTGAAGAGATACATCAAGTACTGCCAAGTGGAAGATCCCGCAACAAACAGACCGTACACTTCTCGTTACATCGGTTCGTTGGTGGCAGATTTCCATAGAAACCTCATCAAAGGTGGCGTGTACATCTATCCTACAACCACGTCATCGCCAAACGGCAAATTGCGTCTGTTGTACGAGGCAAACCCGATGGCATTTCTGATCGAACAAGCAGGCGGAATTGCCACAAACGGACACAAGCGCATTCTCGATATTCAACCGACCTCATTGCATCAACGAACACCACTTTTTGTGGGTTCGGAAAACATGGTGAAAAAGGCGATGGAGTTCATGGCCGAGCATTCACCAGAATAG